A section of the Roseivirga sp. BDSF3-8 genome encodes:
- a CDS encoding amino acid adenylation domain-containing protein, which produces MKELSRDNIQDIYELAPAQEGMYVHHTTGGGAGDYFRQIRYRVHGDLDAALVRQSLAVVVGRHDVLRTVFNSKKTDRNLQVVLKKREAVFHYEDISHMTADSQVSYLNRKSEEQLSRGYDLGRDMLLQVSLYKVGETTYEFFWNYHHIILDGWSTAVLSEEFWFTYQNLKAGREASLPAAVPFRQYILWLLRTRDHPKARQWWSDYLSGYQLTPVLPVKHTTSRKAEEYIKLPVTFSAALTAQLEQVAKEHHVTTGLLLQAIWAVLVAKYNGTSTALFGLVVSGRPTALQGMDRAVGNYINVVPVRISVEASLQDILSRLKQEFIQRQEVEYLPLNEISGKQPSQEPLFDHVLAFDNFPIQNQSRPVEDGLQFENYSFYGRTNFDLNVNIRMGEQIRLSLDFKSGVFEKDMVTLAGKHLLHIAQQLAEGVTPAGIRLTDAEEEARVLALGAPPAFALPECTVLDTFTGQARRNTTKAAITDASGTLTYAGLNSESDLLASELIARGISHGDRVGVHIDRGVRVATCLLAIWKAGAVYVPLDMSLPTERVAYIIDDAGIKLILTGPEENQAGFTCKTLSLPMEYGTPDQPLPAPTALYDTAYIIYTSGTTGMPKGVPIRHESIADRIGYHNAYLPVLHDSKVLQFASLSFDASLVEILMPLCSGGTSVVAGSEVKANLHLLTNFISIHQVSHVILPPAILRALERDPLKSVTTIISTGEAAALEESLYYARHKKFVNGYGPTETCVGGAFYEVKPNPAHASAQSRSIPIGRPFANTRIYILDKEGSLAPEGHPGEIVISGIGLSSGYLNRPDLTGQKFTGNPFTQEETYEQLYHTGDLGRWNEAGELEYLGRIDDQVQVRGIRVEMSEIAHALQSIQGIKDVAIIPHQSGSDTLLMACYSGLPQDSHDLRKHLVTVLPAYMVPSRFIYLPELPLTPNGKVDKKAILQHLPQEKSSEGKLCQTETERLFAGLWQDILGADNVSASADFFELGGHSLKATVFISRVYKETGIRLNLEDIFLFPVLEELARHHDTIERDATPVITPAPQCDDYPLTSSQYRIWLACQFSANPVSYNVVTAYTLEGRFDINALRQAFEALLQRHESLRTRFITIAGEPRQCVRPDAEPEWLVKDISAHPEAAGLTDREVRQMQEKPFDLREGNLLRVTVLKHAANRHVVIFATHHIVCDAWSVKVMTRELFRDYNALAEGKAPEPVQLPVQQKDFAVWQQQNGLSDKDRNYWHKTLNGISRLQLPLDYPRPEVRKGLGDSYQRTLPKSMADSLTGLAVERKMSRFIVLLASVKALLFRLSGQADIAVGTTINGRDLPELQDQIGFYLNTLVLRTQVHEDETFLTLLNKAAGTATSAYRHQDYPFDKLVEELEAGNQRNQGAFFDVLVELIDLKSVSQTSGRLNGLSLTEWPWQKNHSKHSLAFRFIEKEDGLDLSLEYDTELFSADTVSGLQDMYHSLLQELTSDPASPIINPSPEVVTSRSSDSSLDFNF; this is translated from the coding sequence GTGAAGGAATTATCACGCGATAATATTCAGGACATATACGAACTGGCCCCCGCCCAGGAAGGCATGTATGTACACCACACCACCGGCGGAGGGGCAGGAGATTACTTTCGCCAGATCCGCTACCGGGTGCATGGTGACCTTGATGCTGCTCTGGTACGGCAGTCCCTGGCCGTGGTAGTGGGCCGTCATGATGTGCTCAGAACCGTATTTAACAGCAAGAAAACTGACCGTAACCTGCAGGTAGTGCTGAAAAAGCGTGAGGCCGTCTTTCACTATGAGGACATAAGCCATATGACTGCGGACAGCCAGGTAAGCTACCTGAACAGAAAAAGTGAAGAACAGCTGTCCCGGGGGTATGACCTGGGCAGGGACATGCTGCTGCAGGTATCCCTGTACAAGGTAGGCGAAACTACCTATGAGTTCTTCTGGAACTATCACCACATTATCCTTGATGGCTGGAGTACGGCTGTGCTGTCTGAGGAATTCTGGTTTACCTACCAAAACCTGAAGGCAGGCAGGGAGGCTTCACTTCCTGCCGCCGTGCCATTTCGCCAGTACATCCTGTGGCTACTACGTACCAGGGACCATCCCAAAGCCCGTCAGTGGTGGAGCGATTACCTCTCCGGCTATCAGTTGACCCCGGTACTGCCTGTGAAGCATACCACCAGCCGGAAGGCTGAGGAGTACATTAAGCTCCCGGTAACTTTTTCCGCAGCGCTTACGGCTCAGTTGGAGCAAGTGGCAAAAGAACATCATGTCACCACGGGCCTTTTACTACAGGCAATCTGGGCCGTATTAGTGGCAAAATATAATGGGACCTCTACCGCCCTCTTTGGTCTGGTAGTAAGCGGAAGGCCTACCGCCCTGCAGGGAATGGACAGAGCGGTAGGTAATTACATCAATGTGGTGCCTGTAAGGATCAGTGTGGAGGCCTCTCTACAGGATATTCTGAGCCGTCTGAAGCAGGAATTTATCCAAAGACAGGAGGTAGAATACCTTCCTTTAAATGAAATCAGTGGAAAACAGCCCAGCCAGGAGCCTTTGTTTGACCATGTACTGGCGTTTGACAACTTTCCCATCCAAAACCAGTCCCGTCCGGTGGAAGACGGCCTGCAGTTTGAAAATTACAGCTTTTACGGCCGCACCAACTTTGACCTGAATGTTAATATCCGCATGGGTGAGCAGATCCGGCTTAGCCTGGATTTTAAAAGCGGTGTATTTGAAAAAGACATGGTGACCCTGGCCGGTAAGCACCTGCTGCATATTGCGCAACAGTTGGCAGAGGGCGTAACCCCGGCGGGTATCCGGCTGACGGATGCAGAGGAGGAAGCCCGGGTGTTGGCCCTTGGCGCACCTCCCGCCTTTGCCTTACCGGAGTGCACTGTACTGGACACGTTCACCGGACAGGCCAGGAGAAATACAACGAAGGCAGCCATTACCGATGCGAGCGGCACGCTTACCTACGCCGGACTGAATAGCGAGAGTGACCTTCTGGCATCAGAGCTTATAGCCCGTGGAATAAGCCATGGCGACCGGGTAGGGGTTCATATAGATCGCGGTGTCCGGGTAGCCACCTGCCTGCTAGCCATTTGGAAGGCTGGTGCGGTGTACGTGCCCCTGGATATGTCCCTGCCCACTGAGCGTGTGGCCTACATTATTGACGATGCAGGCATTAAGTTAATTTTGACAGGCCCAGAGGAAAATCAGGCCGGTTTCACCTGTAAGACCCTGAGCCTGCCAATGGAATACGGTACACCGGATCAGCCCCTGCCAGCACCTACTGCGCTGTATGATACGGCCTACATCATTTACACCTCAGGCACCACCGGCATGCCCAAAGGGGTGCCGATCCGGCATGAAAGTATTGCCGACCGTATCGGGTACCATAATGCTTACCTGCCGGTATTGCACGACAGCAAGGTGTTGCAGTTTGCCTCACTTAGTTTCGATGCTTCACTGGTGGAAATACTCATGCCCCTGTGCAGTGGCGGCACCTCGGTAGTGGCAGGGAGTGAGGTTAAGGCAAACCTGCACCTGCTCACAAACTTTATTTCAATCCATCAGGTGAGCCATGTCATACTGCCGCCTGCCATATTGCGGGCCCTGGAGCGCGATCCGCTGAAAAGTGTAACTACTATCATCAGCACCGGTGAGGCTGCCGCACTTGAAGAGAGCCTTTATTATGCCAGGCATAAGAAGTTTGTAAATGGCTATGGCCCCACCGAGACCTGCGTTGGCGGCGCGTTTTATGAAGTTAAGCCAAACCCGGCACATGCATCTGCTCAATCGCGCAGCATACCTATCGGCCGGCCATTTGCTAATACCCGCATTTACATCCTGGATAAAGAGGGAAGCCTGGCGCCGGAGGGTCATCCGGGGGAAATCGTAATCAGTGGTATCGGGCTAAGCTCAGGGTACCTGAATCGCCCGGACCTAACCGGGCAGAAGTTCACCGGAAACCCCTTCACACAGGAAGAAACGTATGAGCAACTCTACCACACCGGCGACCTTGGCCGGTGGAATGAAGCAGGAGAGCTGGAATACCTCGGCCGCATTGACGATCAGGTACAGGTACGGGGCATCCGTGTGGAAATGAGCGAAATAGCGCATGCACTGCAAAGCATACAAGGTATAAAGGATGTAGCCATTATCCCTCATCAATCAGGGAGTGATACCCTGCTGATGGCCTGCTACAGCGGCTTGCCTCAGGACAGTCATGACCTGAGAAAACATTTGGTTACCGTACTGCCTGCCTACATGGTGCCTTCGCGGTTTATTTATTTGCCCGAACTACCTCTTACTCCCAATGGCAAGGTGGATAAGAAGGCCATACTGCAACATTTGCCCCAGGAAAAGTCATCTGAAGGGAAGCTCTGCCAGACAGAAACCGAAAGGCTGTTTGCCGGATTGTGGCAGGATATTCTCGGGGCAGACAACGTATCAGCCAGTGCTGACTTTTTCGAGCTTGGCGGCCATAGCCTCAAGGCGACTGTGTTTATCTCCAGGGTGTATAAAGAGACTGGTATACGGTTAAATCTCGAGGACATTTTCCTCTTTCCAGTGCTGGAAGAACTGGCCCGTCATCATGACACCATCGAAAGGGATGCCACCCCTGTGATAACGCCAGCCCCGCAATGTGATGATTACCCGCTGACCTCGTCCCAATACCGGATATGGCTGGCCTGTCAGTTTTCGGCAAACCCGGTTTCTTACAATGTAGTTACGGCCTATACCCTGGAAGGCCGGTTTGATATCAATGCCCTCCGGCAGGCCTTTGAGGCTCTGCTTCAGCGGCATGAGAGTTTGCGCACGCGCTTCATCACCATAGCAGGCGAACCCCGCCAGTGCGTACGACCGGATGCCGAACCGGAGTGGCTGGTGAAAGATATCAGCGCCCACCCTGAAGCAGCCGGGCTTACTGACCGGGAAGTGCGTCAAATGCAGGAAAAGCCCTTTGACCTTCGTGAGGGCAACCTGCTCAGAGTTACCGTGCTCAAGCATGCGGCTAATCGGCACGTAGTCATATTTGCGACCCATCACATTGTATGCGATGCCTGGTCAGTTAAGGTGATGACCCGTGAGCTATTCAGAGACTACAATGCACTTGCCGAAGGAAAAGCTCCGGAGCCGGTACAGCTACCTGTGCAGCAGAAAGATTTTGCCGTATGGCAACAGCAGAACGGGCTCTCTGACAAAGACAGAAACTACTGGCATAAAACACTGAACGGCATAAGCCGCCTGCAATTACCCCTGGACTACCCCCGCCCCGAAGTAAGGAAAGGACTGGGTGACAGTTATCAGCGTACACTGCCCAAATCGATGGCCGACTCCCTTACCGGCTTGGCCGTGGAGCGAAAGATGAGCCGGTTTATTGTGTTGCTGGCAAGCGTGAAGGCCTTGCTTTTCAGGTTAAGCGGGCAGGCAGATATCGCTGTGGGTACCACCATCAATGGCAGAGACCTGCCCGAGTTGCAGGACCAGATTGGGTTTTACCTAAATACGTTGGTGCTGAGAACGCAAGTACATGAGGATGAAACCTTCCTCACCCTTTTGAATAAAGCGGCCGGTACTGCCACCAGTGCCTACCGCCACCAGGATTATCCCTTTGATAAACTGGTAGAGGAGCTTGAAGCCGGAAACCAGCGAAACCAGGGGGCATTTTTTGATGTGCTGGTGGAATTAATCGACCTGAAGTCTGTAAGCCAGACCTCCGGCAGACTCAACGGCCTATCGCTTACAGAATGGCCATGGCAGAAAAATCATAGCAAGCACAGCCTGGCCTTTCGATTTATCGAAAAAGAAGATGGCCTGGATCTGAGCCTTGAATACGACACGGAACTATTTAGCGCAGACACCGTCTCCGGGTTGCAGGATATGTACCATAGCCTGCTACAGGAGCTTACCAGTGACCCTGCGTCACCCATTATTAACCCTTCACCGGAAGTTGTTACCAGCCGCTCTTCCGACTCATCATTGGATTTTAATTTTTAA
- a CDS encoding amino acid adenylation domain-containing protein produces MKSTDRLELTGHAFREFLLFWKSKRADYREGINFLPVNDTPRGTFQTVEHAVSDQASQAINELTGQRGPVVWVSGVAAISCLLQRIGLAGEHLIAHAPLYGVSEEAEVRRTLYTPLLLEVKEEKEGTPLLVKDHLVSIQQQIKAGVPYQNYPVEVLEAPGGSPVFPTGLLLSSNIVHHYELPEDDAYPLHIRILLQDGRLNIQYRFEEACLGYEEIAIFHKRLEQVWGFMNNKQALLENAPVLLEEEYASLEQGLLTEEKNYAESVNILTMPGLFAGQVSRTPEAPALRYGSTTLTYRQLDRLAHRLAAELVAVYDIGPDKEVALLMDRRDWTVTSILAVWKTGASYLPLDPGYPAERIHQIMTEAKPAMCISQSDYLDRLSGIETGLFAYDIQADMLEDRQDYAFDSHARPADVAYTIYTSGSTGKPKGVEVSHAAICNTLLWRKEAYRMGEDTTCLQMFSYAFDGSLTDSFTALIAGGCLAVPEEDKRERPEAMKVFLTEAGITHFITIPSYYTALLDAWEGAMEGLKAVTLAGEPTRNELVEKHYRKLPQVKLINEYGPTENAVASTWSELHSGQPVSIGRPVTNVQAYVVDDKLRLTATGADGQLALAGPQLARGYRNMPELTSRKFIPHPLGRGERLYLTGDRARLMADGNLYLEGRIDEQVKIRGYLVELYEVEKALMALDGVAHAVAAARKDATDKLVLCAWVVGTTPLDTDGLKNALTLPAYMVPAHILQTDSLPAGASGKVDKKKLPDPFAGTSVAAVFEPPQSENEIALAEAFQQVLQAENIGLNSNFFDMGGDSIKAVQISAEMYKKGFLLDVKDMFNHGRLRELAALATKSTAEKDESLSGHRIEQDHEDMETVKAMFGR; encoded by the coding sequence ATGAAAAGCACTGATCGTCTTGAACTGACAGGCCATGCATTCAGAGAGTTTTTACTTTTTTGGAAGAGCAAGCGGGCCGATTACCGGGAGGGTATCAATTTTTTGCCTGTAAACGATACTCCCCGGGGTACTTTTCAGACTGTGGAGCACGCGGTATCTGACCAGGCCAGCCAGGCCATTAATGAACTTACCGGCCAGCGTGGTCCTGTGGTTTGGGTCAGTGGCGTGGCGGCCATCTCCTGCCTGCTGCAGCGCATAGGCCTGGCGGGAGAGCATCTTATTGCCCACGCACCGCTGTATGGGGTAAGCGAGGAGGCAGAGGTACGCAGAACCCTGTACACCCCCTTATTGCTTGAAGTAAAAGAAGAGAAGGAGGGTACCCCTCTGCTGGTAAAAGACCACCTGGTGAGTATTCAGCAGCAGATAAAGGCTGGTGTACCCTACCAGAATTACCCTGTGGAGGTACTGGAAGCACCGGGCGGGAGCCCTGTTTTCCCCACCGGCCTGCTGCTAAGCTCTAATATTGTCCACCACTATGAGTTGCCGGAAGATGATGCCTACCCGCTCCATATCCGGATACTACTGCAGGATGGCCGCCTCAACATACAGTATCGCTTTGAAGAGGCCTGTCTGGGGTACGAGGAGATAGCTATTTTTCATAAGAGACTGGAACAGGTGTGGGGCTTTATGAATAATAAACAGGCTCTTTTGGAAAACGCTCCCGTACTGCTGGAAGAGGAGTACGCTAGCCTTGAACAAGGACTGCTGACCGAAGAAAAGAACTATGCAGAAAGTGTGAACATCCTCACCATGCCCGGCCTGTTTGCCGGGCAGGTAAGCCGCACGCCTGAGGCGCCCGCTCTGCGCTATGGCAGTACCACACTGACTTACCGTCAGCTAGACCGCCTGGCCCACCGCCTGGCAGCAGAGCTGGTGGCAGTATATGATATAGGGCCCGACAAGGAGGTGGCCTTGCTTATGGACCGGCGGGACTGGACCGTCACCAGCATACTCGCCGTCTGGAAAACAGGCGCCTCCTATCTGCCCCTTGACCCCGGCTATCCTGCAGAACGGATACACCAGATCATGACCGAGGCAAAGCCGGCTATGTGCATAAGCCAGTCCGATTACCTGGACCGGCTGAGCGGGATAGAGACCGGGCTATTTGCCTATGACATTCAGGCCGATATGCTCGAAGACAGGCAGGATTACGCATTTGACAGCCATGCCCGCCCGGCAGATGTGGCCTACACCATTTACACCAGCGGGAGTACCGGTAAGCCCAAAGGGGTGGAAGTATCTCACGCAGCCATTTGCAACACGTTATTATGGAGAAAAGAGGCTTACCGGATGGGAGAGGATACCACCTGCCTTCAGATGTTCTCTTATGCGTTTGACGGCAGCCTTACCGACAGCTTCACCGCCCTGATAGCAGGTGGCTGCCTTGCGGTGCCGGAAGAGGACAAAAGGGAACGGCCCGAGGCGATGAAAGTCTTCCTGACAGAAGCCGGCATTACCCATTTCATCACCATACCCTCATACTACACCGCCTTGCTGGATGCATGGGAGGGAGCCATGGAGGGCCTGAAGGCGGTGACCCTGGCCGGAGAGCCTACCCGGAATGAACTGGTGGAAAAGCACTACCGTAAGCTGCCCCAAGTGAAGCTGATAAATGAATATGGCCCCACGGAGAATGCCGTAGCCAGTACCTGGTCTGAACTGCACAGCGGACAGCCCGTCTCAATAGGCAGGCCGGTGACGAATGTACAGGCTTACGTGGTAGATGATAAATTGCGCCTGACAGCAACGGGTGCAGATGGTCAGCTGGCCCTGGCGGGGCCTCAACTGGCCCGCGGGTACCGCAACATGCCGGAGCTTACCAGCCGCAAGTTTATTCCCCATCCTTTGGGTAGGGGAGAGCGCCTTTACCTTACCGGGGACAGGGCGCGCCTGATGGCTGACGGTAACCTGTACCTGGAAGGCCGGATAGATGAGCAGGTCAAAATACGCGGCTACCTGGTAGAATTATACGAGGTGGAAAAAGCCCTGATGGCGCTGGATGGCGTGGCACACGCTGTGGCTGCTGCACGCAAAGATGCTACAGACAAGCTGGTGCTTTGTGCCTGGGTGGTGGGAACTACCCCGCTTGATACGGATGGGCTGAAAAATGCCCTCACCCTGCCCGCTTACATGGTGCCCGCTCATATACTGCAGACCGATAGCCTGCCCGCAGGGGCTTCCGGTAAAGTGGATAAGAAAAAGCTTCCCGATCCCTTTGCCGGTACATCTGTTGCCGCCGTATTCGAACCACCACAGTCCGAGAATGAAATAGCCCTGGCCGAAGCCTTTCAGCAGGTATTACAAGCGGAGAATATCGGGCTGAACAGTAACTTCTTTGATATGGGCGGAGACTCCATCAAGGCGGTTCAGATTTCTGCCGAAATGTACAAAAAAGGGTTTCTCCTTGATGTGAAAGACATGTTTAATCACGGCAGGCTGCGCGAGCTGGCTGCCCTTGCCACCAAAAGCACTGCAGAGAAAGACGAATCCTTGTCGGGTCACCGGATCGAACAGGACCACGAGGATATGGAGACCGTTAAAGCCATGTTCGGGCGTTGA